In one window of Halobacteriovorax sp. HLS DNA:
- the ppdK gene encoding pyruvate, phosphate dikinase yields the protein MANVKKWVYSFNSNKTEGNQGMKDLLGGKGANLAEMSSLGLSVPPGFTVTTQACLDFVSNANSLNDEIKKQVLDALSLVEKESGKKFGDSNNPLLFSVRSGARVSMPGMMDTVLNLGLNDESVLGLGKLTGNPRFAWDSYRRFIQMYANVVMGFNVALLESTLEDLKEAREVEEDTQLTAQDLQDLVSVYKTIILEETGIGFPTDPMDQLWRAIAAVFSSWNNPRAIKYREINEISHEWGTAVNVQSMVFGNMGEDCATGVCFTRDPSTGEKKFFGEFLINAQGEDVVAGIRTPQPINDLSKNESNKTLTTLEQAMPKVFGELVEVYTRLEEHYKDMQDIEFTIEKDKLFILQTRNGKRTAAAGIKIAVDLVEEGILTKKEALLKMNPEDLNQLLHPRLDPCVAKNIIATGLPASPGAGSGQIAFSSEKAHTMNENGEKVLLVRQETSPEDIAGMVASQGILTARGGMTSHAAVVARGMGKPCVAGCSQLAISYANSTLTVNGKVYREGDWITIDGATGEVIEGKVPTISATISEDFSTFMKWADEVRKLDIRTNADNPQDSKTAISFGAQGIGLCRTEHMFFEPERILAVREMIYADNVASRKKALDKLLPFQREDFIGIFNEMNGLPVNIRLLDPPLHEFLPHTAQDKLQLADYLGIDVDLVEDRCEKLHEFNPMLGHRGCRLGVTFPEIYRMQTRAIIEAALECSKNGIKVLPEIMIPLISLSGELVILKDECLDEIKKVFEEKQSEIKYKLGTMIELPRAAITAGEIAPHADFFSFGTNDLTQTTYGLSRDDAGKFLPEYVGKGLMPLDPFVSIDRDGVGFLVKHACIEGKKTNPNIHLGICGEHGGEPRSIQFCHDIGLDYVSCSPFRVPIARLAAAQAALK from the coding sequence GGGAACCAGGGAATGAAAGACCTTCTCGGTGGTAAAGGTGCTAACCTTGCTGAGATGTCTTCGCTTGGTCTAAGTGTTCCTCCTGGATTTACTGTTACGACTCAAGCGTGTCTTGATTTTGTATCCAATGCTAATTCACTTAATGATGAAATAAAGAAGCAAGTTCTAGATGCATTATCACTAGTTGAAAAGGAAAGTGGTAAAAAGTTTGGAGATAGTAATAACCCTCTGCTCTTTTCGGTTCGATCTGGCGCAAGAGTTTCGATGCCAGGAATGATGGACACGGTTTTAAATCTTGGATTAAATGATGAGTCTGTCTTGGGCCTTGGTAAGCTCACTGGAAATCCTCGCTTTGCTTGGGACTCCTATAGAAGATTTATCCAAATGTATGCAAATGTTGTAATGGGCTTTAATGTGGCCTTATTGGAGTCAACTCTAGAAGATCTAAAAGAAGCGAGAGAGGTTGAAGAGGACACTCAGTTAACGGCTCAAGATTTACAGGATCTCGTATCTGTTTATAAAACGATTATCTTAGAAGAGACAGGGATTGGTTTTCCTACAGACCCTATGGATCAATTATGGAGAGCTATTGCTGCTGTTTTTAGTTCTTGGAATAATCCTCGTGCAATTAAGTATAGAGAAATTAATGAAATCTCTCACGAATGGGGAACTGCCGTAAATGTTCAGTCTATGGTTTTTGGAAATATGGGAGAGGACTGTGCTACGGGAGTTTGCTTTACTAGAGATCCAAGTACAGGTGAGAAGAAATTCTTTGGTGAGTTTTTAATAAATGCTCAAGGTGAAGATGTTGTTGCAGGGATTAGAACTCCACAGCCCATAAATGATTTATCTAAGAATGAATCTAATAAAACTCTTACAACTCTTGAGCAGGCAATGCCGAAAGTTTTTGGCGAGTTAGTTGAAGTCTACACTAGGCTTGAAGAGCATTATAAAGATATGCAAGATATAGAGTTTACAATTGAAAAAGATAAACTATTTATTCTTCAGACTAGAAACGGAAAAAGAACGGCCGCTGCAGGTATAAAAATTGCGGTTGACCTTGTGGAAGAAGGTATTCTTACTAAGAAAGAAGCTCTACTTAAAATGAATCCAGAAGATCTTAATCAATTATTACATCCTAGACTCGATCCTTGTGTAGCTAAAAATATAATCGCGACAGGTTTACCCGCTTCTCCAGGAGCAGGTAGCGGTCAAATTGCTTTTTCTTCGGAAAAAGCACATACCATGAACGAAAATGGTGAAAAAGTTTTACTAGTAAGACAAGAGACAAGCCCAGAAGATATCGCTGGAATGGTTGCTTCGCAAGGAATCCTAACCGCTAGAGGAGGAATGACTTCTCACGCTGCTGTTGTTGCTAGGGGGATGGGAAAACCGTGTGTTGCTGGATGTTCTCAGCTGGCCATTAGCTATGCTAATTCGACTTTAACAGTCAATGGTAAGGTTTATAGAGAAGGGGACTGGATAACTATAGATGGCGCTACCGGTGAAGTGATTGAAGGAAAAGTTCCTACTATTTCAGCAACAATTTCTGAAGACTTTTCAACATTTATGAAATGGGCGGATGAAGTTAGAAAGTTAGATATTAGAACCAATGCAGATAATCCTCAAGACAGTAAAACTGCAATTTCTTTTGGAGCACAAGGGATTGGCCTATGTAGAACAGAGCATATGTTCTTTGAACCTGAAAGAATTCTGGCCGTTAGAGAAATGATTTACGCTGATAATGTAGCAAGTAGAAAGAAGGCCTTAGATAAACTTCTCCCATTTCAAAGAGAAGATTTTATCGGCATCTTTAATGAGATGAATGGTCTTCCTGTTAATATTCGTCTACTTGATCCTCCTCTTCATGAGTTCTTACCACATACTGCACAAGACAAGCTTCAGTTGGCAGATTACTTAGGAATTGATGTAGATCTAGTTGAGGATAGATGTGAGAAGTTACATGAGTTTAACCCAATGCTAGGGCACAGAGGGTGTCGTCTAGGAGTTACTTTTCCTGAAATTTATAGAATGCAAACGAGAGCAATTATAGAAGCTGCTCTAGAATGCTCTAAAAATGGAATTAAAGTTCTTCCAGAAATAATGATTCCTTTAATTTCCTTATCTGGAGAGCTGGTAATTTTAAAAGATGAATGTTTAGATGAAATCAAAAAGGTATTTGAAGAAAAGCAAAGCGAAATTAAGTATAAGTTAGGAACAATGATTGAATTGCCTCGTGCTGCAATAACCGCTGGAGAAATAGCTCCTCACGCTGATTTCTTTTCATTCGGTACAAATGATCTAACACAGACAACCTATGGTCTCTCTAGAGATGATGCTGGTAAGTTCTTACCTGAATATGTTGGAAAAGGACTAATGCCTCTTGATCCATTTGTTTCAATTGATAGAGACGGAGTTGGTTTTCTTGTAAAGCACGCCTGCATAGAAGGTAAAAAGACCAATCCTAATATTCATCTAGGAATCTGTGGTGAACATGGTGGAGAGCCTCGCTCGATTCAGTTTTGTCACGATATCGGACTTGATTATGTAAGCTGCTCTCCTTTTAGAGTACCGATCGCAAGATTGGCAGCGGCCCAGGCGGCATTAAAGTAA
- a CDS encoding serine hydrolase domain-containing protein, translating into MKVIEQVIEKLMKQQHFDNIAVGVIDFKKKKIETIEWHENYFVNSRYERFYYDLASLTKPLTLAATYLLDPSKFTDEMKLLLNHRAGLTSGGRISSRDWRSYINSFKIVESPTLYSDYSALRAMLEIEKVYKRDLYSISSFYWDSELLHWTDLKDTDLCSSTGMRRKKVINGAVHDDNAYYLGEKVSHAGLFSTIDGICQSLIKLNDKTSMLEVMDQALEEKSDRFVNGWDTVTDLENSLAGSGCSSKTFGHLGFTGTSIWIDCEKQRGAVILSNATKSYWYDRKGLTMLRKEIGQAIWSM; encoded by the coding sequence ATGAAAGTAATTGAACAAGTTATAGAGAAGTTAATGAAGCAGCAGCATTTTGATAATATTGCTGTTGGAGTTATTGACTTTAAAAAGAAAAAAATTGAAACAATAGAGTGGCATGAAAATTACTTCGTTAACTCTCGTTACGAAAGATTCTATTATGACTTGGCCTCTTTGACTAAACCGCTAACTTTAGCCGCTACATATTTACTAGATCCCTCAAAGTTTACAGATGAAATGAAGCTGCTTTTAAACCATAGGGCCGGATTAACTTCTGGAGGAAGAATTTCATCGAGAGATTGGAGAAGTTATATAAATAGCTTTAAGATCGTTGAATCTCCAACACTTTACTCTGACTACTCGGCCTTAAGGGCAATGCTCGAGATTGAAAAAGTTTATAAAAGAGATCTCTATTCTATCTCTTCATTCTATTGGGATAGTGAGCTTTTACATTGGACTGACTTGAAAGATACAGACTTATGCTCTAGTACAGGAATGAGAAGAAAGAAAGTTATTAACGGTGCTGTCCACGATGACAATGCTTACTACTTAGGTGAGAAGGTTTCTCATGCGGGTCTATTCTCTACTATTGATGGTATTTGCCAGAGCTTAATTAAGCTCAATGATAAAACTTCCATGTTAGAAGTTATGGATCAGGCACTTGAGGAAAAATCTGACCGATTTGTAAATGGTTGGGATACTGTGACAGATCTAGAAAACTCTCTCGCAGGAAGTGGCTGTTCTTCAAAAACATTTGGACATTTGGGATTCACAGGAACTTCAATTTGGATTGATTGTGAAAAACAAAGAGGTGCTGTTATTTTATCTAATGCGACGAAAAGCTACTGGTATGACAGAAAAGGCCTTACCATGCTTCGCAAAGAAATTGGTCAAGCTATCTGGAGTATGTAA
- a CDS encoding Fic family protein translates to MYKKLTLSLAMTIAGAGCSHQSTFYSVKKKELNYISRYPAASSESCKNVVESFFKTSFKTKRTLLTEATNNIEETERIGVLNAIESIHFVDYNYTVKEINEVYQGHKKLSNVEYPYAFNKGRRSAREAMGRVGNFFRGRRAEAVAPQWDEAAFENYLEARKFLITNNPEYNLESFKEVHRIMMKDGIEEITEAQLGKMRVVPLIGNEKSRGVTKDALENIKNNVYLDFNITSGVTTDGVARYKGEIVYPTPGNIKDEALERIEETHPEVFELVKAFKAGDRNFSESDLMPRLIEALTEERFSWFESSRRALGNLSSEEKINDYIDLVVDFQRQMVSIHPFRNGNGRTTREFILNYALIKEGLPPSRIADPNMDLYSPIEVWTEQVVKGMESTNSLYEDITARLELNLPIENSPELFSPYIPRASSIDHKKYSSSKVGENARVADVNPRQYMEFVSYMLEEDPLLMDEIVKNPHNTLLGINKKYEDFFKTVKVDFTHKKEGLQEVNLSFVDRDFKATFGQGAYLNKADWDSKMNLWYQDSVVWRGLAYRREVEESEVINIFTKIHSQMTSNNVAKQLRGNMSQEDMKKVVEKDFDRYNDDLFGGGLVQMAKDHSETGPQYGTSYGYSTSKDRKVGKAFAMGAMQFSITDDAGKQVQVTYGMQNDADVIEKLKDQLKGRVLIGVQRANKDVDLGRLKQVRSDFSYKYGRQQEVMGIGAADPDSVMVVQILKEDGDIAMSYFRNPNKPNELWLVRDPKISDISEVSEDMVERKITLR, encoded by the coding sequence ATGTATAAAAAGCTAACCTTATCTCTTGCAATGACGATTGCTGGAGCAGGCTGTTCTCATCAAAGCACTTTCTATTCTGTAAAAAAGAAAGAACTAAATTATATTAGTCGCTACCCAGCAGCTTCTAGTGAATCATGTAAGAATGTTGTTGAATCTTTTTTTAAAACATCTTTTAAAACTAAGAGAACACTTTTAACTGAAGCCACAAATAATATAGAAGAGACCGAAAGAATAGGTGTTCTAAATGCGATCGAAAGTATTCACTTTGTAGATTATAATTACACTGTTAAAGAAATTAACGAAGTTTATCAAGGTCATAAGAAGCTTTCTAATGTGGAATACCCATATGCCTTTAATAAGGGAAGAAGAAGCGCTCGAGAGGCCATGGGAAGAGTTGGAAATTTCTTTAGAGGCCGCAGAGCAGAAGCTGTAGCACCTCAATGGGATGAAGCTGCTTTTGAAAATTACTTAGAAGCCAGAAAGTTCTTAATTACAAATAATCCTGAATATAATTTAGAAAGCTTTAAAGAAGTTCATCGAATTATGATGAAAGATGGCATTGAAGAGATTACAGAAGCTCAGCTTGGAAAAATGAGAGTTGTACCACTTATAGGAAATGAAAAATCTAGAGGCGTCACTAAAGATGCACTGGAGAATATAAAGAATAATGTATATCTAGATTTTAATATTACTTCTGGTGTCACTACTGATGGAGTAGCAAGGTATAAAGGGGAGATTGTTTATCCTACTCCTGGAAATATCAAAGATGAAGCTCTAGAGAGAATTGAAGAGACACATCCTGAAGTTTTTGAATTAGTAAAAGCATTTAAGGCCGGAGATCGAAACTTTAGTGAGAGTGATCTGATGCCAAGATTGATTGAGGCCTTAACTGAAGAAAGGTTCTCTTGGTTTGAATCGTCTAGAAGAGCATTAGGAAACTTAAGTAGTGAAGAGAAAATTAATGACTATATAGATCTTGTTGTTGATTTTCAAAGACAAATGGTTTCAATCCACCCATTTAGAAATGGAAATGGAAGAACAACTAGAGAATTCATTTTAAATTATGCTTTAATCAAAGAAGGACTACCTCCATCGAGAATTGCTGACCCTAATATGGATTTATACTCGCCAATTGAAGTTTGGACAGAACAAGTCGTTAAGGGGATGGAGTCAACTAATAGCTTATATGAAGATATCACTGCCCGTTTGGAGCTTAATCTTCCAATAGAGAACTCACCTGAGCTTTTTTCACCATATATACCAAGAGCTTCTAGTATTGATCACAAGAAGTATAGCTCTTCAAAGGTTGGAGAGAATGCGAGAGTTGCTGATGTTAATCCTAGACAGTATATGGAGTTTGTCTCATATATGCTTGAAGAAGATCCATTGTTAATGGATGAAATAGTTAAGAATCCGCACAATACTTTACTAGGAATTAATAAGAAATATGAAGACTTTTTTAAAACTGTAAAAGTCGATTTTACTCACAAGAAAGAAGGTCTTCAAGAAGTTAATTTATCATTCGTAGATAGAGATTTTAAGGCAACTTTTGGACAAGGTGCCTACCTCAATAAAGCAGATTGGGACTCTAAGATGAATCTATGGTACCAGGACTCTGTCGTATGGAGGGGATTGGCCTATCGTAGAGAAGTTGAAGAGTCAGAAGTTATAAATATCTTCACGAAGATTCACTCTCAAATGACTTCCAATAATGTAGCTAAGCAATTGCGTGGAAATATGTCTCAAGAAGATATGAAAAAAGTAGTAGAGAAAGATTTTGATCGCTATAACGATGATCTCTTTGGTGGAGGTCTTGTTCAAATGGCTAAAGATCACTCTGAAACTGGGCCTCAATACGGCACTAGCTATGGATATTCCACTTCAAAAGATAGAAAGGTTGGAAAGGCCTTTGCTATGGGTGCAATGCAATTTTCGATTACAGATGATGCTGGAAAGCAAGTTCAAGTGACCTACGGTATGCAAAATGATGCAGATGTAATAGAGAAGTTAAAAGATCAACTAAAAGGAAGAGTATTGATTGGTGTTCAAAGGGCGAATAAAGATGTTGATCTTGGTAGGCTTAAGCAAGTAAGGTCTGATTTTTCTTATAAGTATGGAAGACAGCAAGAAGTCATGGGAATTGGCGCTGCCGATCCTGATTCTGTAATGGTTGTTCAGATCCTAAAAGAAGATGGAGACATTGCTATGTCTTATTTTAGAAATCCAAATAAACCAAATGAATTATGGTTAGTTCGTGACCCTAAAATATCCGACATTTCAGAAGTATCTGAAGATATGGTCGAGAGAAAGATCACCTTAAGATAG